The following proteins are encoded in a genomic region of Oreochromis aureus strain Israel breed Guangdong linkage group 8, ZZ_aureus, whole genome shotgun sequence:
- the st6galnac gene encoding alpha-N-acetylgalactosaminide alpha-2,6-sialyltransferase 2, with product MGLHRRLLFAVLTVSCVLIVYILALTLERPLVPLYDLIQRASGVSSEEPLHGPSNDAHLTFPPPVPSSHPDRDVGNLYLMHHKVQKPLLANETSKSRSDDANNKTRIDTKRPTVKPARPAKPTDPSFIGDSYMSADVPPQTGCPDSIRSRVEETEFGARFLESIPVLQWAKHVTPEQHRRLSHYPGAHGWGGIDYNTLVETLSVLNSPANWQMLDNWKAAGNKSECSRCAVVGNGGILKNSQKGKEIDSHHYVFRTNGAIIKGFEEDVGSRTTHYTFSTNTLMNSMLSYAGDGYRGPPVSKETRYVFLPDHDRDYLLMKAVATHTLVDRGREKGKNPVKYFGEDVSAEKLKMYHPDFIRYLRNRFLRSMTLKSKFKDIYRPSTGATMLLAALHTCDQVSAYGFMTPDYKKYSDHYYDKNYHPVGFYANHDLRMEMNLWQQLHKAGLIRLYMRN from the exons CGTCTCATCCGAGGAGCCTCTCCACGGGCCGAGCAACGATGCCCACTTGACCTTCCCGCCCCCAGTGCCCAGCTCACATCCAGACAGGGATGTAGGGAATTTATACCTAATGCATCACAAAGTGCAAAAACCACTCCTGGCTAACGAGACATCCAAGTCCAGATCTGATGATGCCAATAACAAAACCAGGATCGATACCAAACGACCTACAGTGAAGCCTGCTCGGCCAGCCAAACCTACAGACCCTTCCTTCATAGGAGACTCGTACATGAGCGCAGACGTCCCTCCACAGACG GGCTGTCCAGACAGCATCCGAAGTCGGGTGGAGGAAACTGAATTTGGGGCACGATTTCTGGAAAGTATTCCAGTTTTGCAGTGGGCCAAACACGTGACACCTGAACAGCACCGGCGTCTGAGCCATTATCCAGGAGCACATGGCTGGGGAGGGATCGATTACAACA CGCTGGTGGAAACGCTCTCTGTCCTCAACTCTCCTGCTAACTGGCAGATGTTGGACAACTGGAAGGCTGCTGGCAATAAGTCGGAGTGCAGTCGCTGTGCGGTGGTGGGGAATGGAGGGATACTGAAGAACTCCCAGAAAGGGAAGGAGATCGACAGCCATCATTATGTCTTCAG GACAAATGGGGCAATCATTAAGGGCTTTGAGGAGGACGTGGGGTCTCGGACCACCCACTACACGTTCTCCACAAACACGCTGATGAATTCCATGTTGAGCTACGCAGGTGACGGGTACAGAGGACCCCCCGTATCTAAG GAAACGCGGTACGTTTTCCTGCCGGATCACGACCGAGATTACCTGCTGATGAAAGCAGTGGCGACGCACACCCTGGTGGACAGGGGGCGTGAGAAGGGCAAAAA TCCAGTGAAGTACTTTGGTGAGGACGTGTCAGCAGAGAAGTTGAAGATGTACCATCCTGATTTCATCCGTTACCTCAGAAACAG ATTCCTCAGATCTATGACTCTGAAAAGCAAATTCAAAGACATCTACCGTCCATCAACCGGTGCCACGATGCTGCTGGCAGCGCTCCACACCTGCGATCAG GTAAGTGCGTACGGCTTCATGACCCCAGACTACAAGAAATACTCTGACCACTATTACGACAAAAACTATCACCCTGTGGGCTTCTACGCCAACCATGACCTGCGTATGGAGATGAATCTGTGGCAGCAGCTGCACAAGGCCGGCCTCATACGGCTCTACATGCGCAACTAA